A single region of the Nicotiana sylvestris chromosome 6, ASM39365v2, whole genome shotgun sequence genome encodes:
- the LOC104237536 gene encoding inorganic pyrophosphatase 1-like, which translates to MAGIVVIFDFDKTIIDVDSDNWVVDELGANDLFNQLLSTMPWNSLMDRMMKELHAQGKTIEDIEEVLKRVPIHPRIVPAIKSAYALGCDLRVVSDANVFFIETILKHLGIRDCFSEINTNPGYVDDEEGRLQILPYVDFQKSPHGCSLCPPNMCKGLIVERIQASMAKEGKKRIIYLGDGIGDFCPSLKLREGDFVMPRKDFPAWNLIKENKTLVKADVHEWIDGEELEHILLQLINAITIEESQLLSVECKFHTMSKASHGPFPRPLPVPY; encoded by the exons ATGGCTGGAATTGTGGTGATTTTCGACTTCGACAAGACGATCATCGACGTGGATAGTGATAATTGGGTGGTGGATGAGTTAGGTGCCAATGACTTGTTCAATCAACTTCTCTCTACCATGCCCTGGAACTCTCTCATG GATAGGATGATGAAGGAGCTTCATGCACAAGGCAAaactattgaagatattgaaGAGGTACTAAAACGGGTACCAATACACCCCAGGATTGTCCCAGCCATTAAATCAGCTTATGCATTAGG GTGTGATTTGAGAGTAGTAAGCGATGCAAACGTGTTCTTTATAGAGACAATCTTGAAACATTTGGGAATAAGAGATTGTTTCTCAGAAATCAACACAAACCCAGGctatgttgatgatgaggaaggaAGACTCCAAATCCTACCTTATGTTGATTTTCAAAAATCCCCTCATGGCTGCAGTCTTTGCCCTCCCAACATGTGTAAG GGTCTGATAGTAGAAAGAATACAAGCCTCCATGGCTAAGGAAGGGAAGAAAAGAATAATATACCTTGGTGATGGAATCGGcgatttctgccccagtttgaagCTCAGAGAAGGAGATTTCGTCATGCCAAGAAAAGATTTCCCAGCCTGGAATTtgataaaagaaaacaagacaCTAGTAAAAGCAGACGTTCACGAGTGGATTGATGGGGAAGAACTTGAGCACATTCTGCTACAACTCATTAACGCAATCACCATTGAAGAGAGCCAATTGTTATCAGTCGAATGCAAATTCCACACAATGTCAAAAGCATCTCACGGACCCTTTCCACGACCTCTTCCAGTACCTTATTAA